Proteins encoded in a region of the Anoxybacillus amylolyticus genome:
- a CDS encoding helix-turn-helix domain-containing protein, whose product MKRLKITNDHGWTPRTLRKQERKIKDASLRVRVTAVRLVMEGYLGKDVAKMVNLCRQSVALYVSRFNEGGLDHLLDRRLPPGRVPFLTEEQQQELRQLVLTTTPVDVGWGISSSWNTRILQSYIQQTYGVFMSREGIRKLLHRLRLSWTHPTYKLVKGAPERQAAFQKELEFIKKN is encoded by the coding sequence ATGAAACGTCTTAAAATTACAAATGATCACGGCTGGACCCCTCGAACACTTCGGAAACAAGAACGGAAAATCAAAGATGCTTCGCTTCGCGTTCGGGTTACCGCCGTTCGTCTCGTCATGGAAGGGTATCTCGGAAAAGATGTTGCGAAAATGGTCAATCTATGCCGTCAATCGGTTGCCCTCTACGTCTCACGCTTTAACGAAGGAGGACTCGATCATTTACTCGATCGCCGCTTACCACCCGGTCGTGTACCGTTTCTTACCGAAGAACAGCAACAAGAACTCAGACAACTTGTGTTAACCACCACCCCCGTTGATGTCGGTTGGGGCATTTCTTCCTCATGGAACACACGTATTTTGCAATCTTACATCCAACAAACATATGGTGTGTTTATGTCACGTGAAGGCATTCGCAAGTTGTTACATCGTCTTCGTTTATCGTGGACACATCCAACCTACAAGCTGGTGAAAGGTGCCCCTGAGCGTCAAGCTGCTTTTCAAAAGGAGCTCGAATTTATAAAAAAAAACTAA
- the ric gene encoding iron-sulfur cluster repair di-iron protein, with product METMFTAQSTVGEIVAIFPKASDLFKAYKIDFCCGGNRPVAEALAEKNLPIEDILHQLQTMYQQSLEKVEKNWLEASYTELIDHIVQKHHRFLMEELPQLSPYVTKVLRVHGSEQPHLVQVHKLFNELKTELEQHLVKEETKAFPLIIQFEQHPTKENEQAMKEVIEELVAEHDTAGDIIKEIRKITNDFTPPFDACGTYRLVYNRLEALEEDLFTHIHLENNILFPRILANAK from the coding sequence ATGGAAACAATGTTTACAGCACAATCAACCGTTGGTGAAATCGTTGCTATTTTTCCAAAAGCAAGCGACTTGTTTAAAGCGTATAAAATCGACTTTTGCTGCGGCGGAAACCGTCCAGTTGCTGAAGCGCTTGCCGAGAAAAATTTACCAATAGAAGACATTTTACATCAATTGCAAACGATGTACCAACAATCGCTTGAAAAAGTGGAGAAAAATTGGCTCGAGGCTTCCTATACGGAATTAATCGATCATATCGTCCAAAAACACCACCGCTTTTTAATGGAAGAATTGCCACAGCTTAGCCCATACGTGACGAAAGTATTGCGCGTACATGGATCAGAACAGCCACATTTGGTGCAAGTGCATAAGCTGTTCAACGAGTTAAAAACCGAACTAGAACAGCATTTAGTGAAAGAAGAAACGAAAGCATTCCCACTAATTATCCAATTCGAACAACATCCAACAAAAGAAAACGAACAAGCAATGAAAGAAGTCATCGAAGAACTCGTCGCCGAGCACGATACGGCAGGAGATATCATTAAGGAAATTCGCAAAATCACGAACGATTTCACACCGCCTTTCGATGCGTGCGGAACATATCGACTTGTTTACAACCGGCTTGAAGCGTTAGAAGAGGACTTATTCACACATATTCACCTTGAAAACAATATCCTCTTCCCACGTATTCTCGCTAACGCCAAATAA
- a CDS encoding molybdenum cofactor guanylyltransferase, translating into MDEVIMVNRMAGAILAGGESRRFGSPKAFAKQNGVYFFQRAVEALRPSVEELYIVSHPTLLARFQQETNEKIIVDAEKYRGQGPLAGIYTVMKQTEADWVFVLPCDMPYITERTIRQMVSYIDDSFDIVVSAHFGRVQPLVGAYHRRIIDDIEQLLMAGNNRMFVLLEKRSVRYVNDTDFYEEPRVFYNMNYATEYGDIVTEKEL; encoded by the coding sequence ATGGATGAGGTGATTATGGTGAATCGAATGGCTGGGGCGATTTTGGCGGGCGGAGAGTCGCGCCGTTTTGGCAGTCCGAAGGCGTTTGCGAAACAAAACGGCGTGTATTTTTTCCAACGCGCGGTTGAAGCGCTACGCCCGTCTGTCGAAGAACTGTATATTGTCAGCCATCCGACACTTCTTGCACGTTTTCAACAAGAAACGAACGAAAAGATAATCGTCGATGCGGAAAAATACCGCGGCCAAGGCCCGCTTGCCGGCATTTATACTGTGATGAAGCAAACGGAGGCGGACTGGGTATTTGTTCTTCCGTGCGATATGCCATACATAACAGAACGAACCATCCGCCAGATGGTTTCCTACATCGATGATTCGTTCGATATCGTCGTTTCTGCTCATTTTGGACGTGTTCAACCTCTTGTCGGCGCTTACCATCGTCGAATAATCGATGATATTGAACAACTATTGATGGCAGGAAATAATCGGATGTTTGTGTTATTAGAAAAACGCTCTGTTCGTTACGTGAACGATACGGATTTTTATGAAGAGCCACGCGTTTTTTACAACATGAACTATGCAACAGAATATGGCGATATTGTGACAGAAAAAGAGTTGTGA
- a CDS encoding DUF2249 domain-containing protein, which translates to MSQFAAKIYAPAYEPKDRHPAIFRLFDSLNSGEVMELTNDHDPRPLHYQFMMEREGQFTWEYLEEGPDVWRVAIGKK; encoded by the coding sequence ATGAGCCAATTTGCCGCAAAAATTTATGCGCCTGCATATGAACCGAAAGACAGACATCCAGCGATTTTTCGTTTATTTGACAGCTTAAATTCAGGAGAAGTGATGGAGTTAACGAACGACCATGATCCACGCCCGCTTCATTACCAATTTATGATGGAACGGGAAGGGCAATTTACGTGGGAATATTTAGAAGAAGGCCCGGACGTGTGGCGTGTCGCTATTGGGAAAAAATAA
- a CDS encoding immunity 70 family protein produces the protein MAVGILVDCFFYELGHSDFVHSFFSTISYHLEKEGWGTKYPLLMNDLYYDKLNWENISVARTNLIEIEQELSTYSPESVIWDIDDISQKPPWGDKFSSKVTNLANYFATTDGKTFFEVIRTAMDVAEEDKCDMKIHKL, from the coding sequence ATGGCTGTAGGAATATTAGTAGATTGTTTTTTTTACGAATTAGGACATAGCGATTTTGTACATTCGTTCTTTTCGACAATCTCATATCATTTGGAAAAAGAAGGATGGGGAACAAAATACCCGTTATTAATGAATGATTTATATTATGACAAATTAAATTGGGAGAATATCTCCGTTGCGAGAACTAATCTAATTGAAATTGAACAGGAATTATCAACATACTCCCCAGAGTCTGTTATATGGGATATCGATGACATATCACAAAAACCACCGTGGGGGGATAAGTTTAGTTCAAAAGTAACTAATTTAGCAAATTATTTTGCAACAACTGATGGGAAGACATTTTTTGAAGTAATACGTACAGCGATGGATGTAGCAGAAGAAGATAAATGTGATATGAAAATTCATAAACTTTAA
- a CDS encoding IS630 family transposase, producing the protein MFYVDETHVRAYQALRTTWAEVGKQKQIPSYGHHAHVSIFGAVDVQQGDVVFHRASSANAETFLDFLRLLKEKYSDRFIVLVLDNARIHHANMVQAFLDSDEGAAFHFIYLPPYSPQLNPIERLWKWLKDEVIANVLHKDQNDIAQSITRFEQYVLQHPDEVLRRIGCAV; encoded by the coding sequence ATGTTTTATGTAGATGAGACACATGTTCGTGCCTATCAAGCGCTTCGTACGACATGGGCAGAAGTAGGCAAGCAAAAACAAATCCCGAGTTACGGTCATCATGCCCATGTGTCCATTTTTGGTGCGGTCGACGTTCAACAAGGCGATGTTGTATTTCATCGTGCTTCATCCGCCAATGCCGAGACGTTCCTAGACTTTTTGCGCCTGTTGAAAGAGAAATATTCGGATCGATTCATCGTGCTTGTGTTGGACAATGCACGTATTCATCATGCCAACATGGTGCAAGCATTCCTCGATAGCGACGAAGGCGCTGCATTTCACTTTATCTATTTGCCACCGTATTCTCCACAGTTAAACCCGATTGAACGGTTATGGAAGTGGCTGAAAGATGAAGTGATTGCCAACGTCTTGCATAAAGATCAAAACGACATTGCCCAGTCTATTACTCGTTTTGAACAATATGTGTTGCAGCACCCAGATGAAGTGTTGCGCCGCATCGGGTGTGCTGTGTAA
- the moaA gene encoding GTP 3',8-cyclase MoaA, translating into MSQKKPVIVDKWNRPLRDLRISVTDQCNFRCVYCMPAEIFGPNFRFLNEEELLTLDEMVLVAEVFAELGVEKLRITGGEPLLRKGLPSFIERLATIRGIRDIALTTNGVHLVKMARMLKEAGLQRVNVSLDALDDKVFKKMNGVGVGVQPILNGIAAAKEAGLVVKVNMVVKKGWNDSQILPMAQYFKEAGITLRFIEFMDVGTSNAWDLSQVVTKKEIYETIRAIYPLEPVEKAYFGEVASRYRYAGTTTEVGFISSVTESFCQSCTRARISANGTLYTCLFATEGVSLKQLLRKGEDRAALKQLIVDTWNKRTDRYSDERTEQTAKLRKKIEMSYIGG; encoded by the coding sequence ATGAGCCAAAAAAAGCCGGTTATCGTTGACAAATGGAATCGTCCGTTGCGCGATTTGCGCATTTCTGTGACCGATCAATGCAATTTTCGCTGTGTCTACTGTATGCCGGCGGAAATTTTTGGCCCTAATTTTCGCTTTTTGAACGAAGAGGAATTATTAACGCTAGATGAGATGGTGCTTGTTGCGGAAGTTTTTGCTGAGCTAGGGGTTGAAAAGCTTCGGATTACTGGTGGCGAGCCGTTGTTAAGAAAAGGATTGCCGTCGTTTATTGAACGGTTGGCAACGATTCGTGGAATACGGGATATTGCGCTAACAACGAACGGCGTTCATTTAGTGAAAATGGCTCGGATGTTAAAAGAGGCAGGATTGCAGCGAGTGAACGTGAGCCTAGATGCGCTCGATGATAAAGTGTTTAAAAAAATGAACGGTGTCGGCGTTGGCGTTCAACCAATTTTAAACGGAATAGCAGCGGCAAAAGAAGCAGGGCTTGTAGTGAAAGTAAACATGGTCGTGAAAAAAGGCTGGAACGATTCGCAAATTTTGCCGATGGCACAATATTTTAAAGAAGCAGGTATTACGTTACGGTTTATTGAGTTTATGGACGTCGGAACGTCGAATGCGTGGGACTTATCGCAAGTCGTCACGAAAAAAGAAATATATGAAACGATTCGAGCGATTTACCCATTAGAGCCAGTCGAGAAAGCATATTTTGGCGAAGTAGCAAGCCGGTATCGCTATGCTGGGACGACGACAGAAGTCGGGTTTATTTCATCCGTGACGGAATCGTTTTGCCAGAGCTGCACAAGGGCACGCATTTCTGCTAATGGAACGCTTTATACATGCTTGTTTGCTACGGAAGGGGTGTCGTTGAAACAGCTGTTGCGAAAAGGGGAAGATCGGGCAGCATTGAAACAACTCATTGTTGACACGTGGAACAAGCGAACCGATCGGTATTCGGATGAGCGAACGGAGCAAACAGCAAAACTGCGAAAAAAAATCGAAATGTCGTATATCGGCGGATAA
- a CDS encoding TIGR04053 family radical SAM/SPASM domain-containing protein yields the protein MRDFQQNPFIVIWELTRACQLKCLHCRAEAQYHRDPRELTLEEGKKLIDDIYDMDQPLLVFTGGDPLMRPDVYDIAKYAIDKGLRVSMTPSATPNVTKEAIRKAKEVGLARWAFSLDGPTAEIHDHFRGTSGSFDLTMKAIQYLHELGIPIQINTVISRYNVHVLDEMVALVEKLGCVLWSVFFLVPTGRGKETDMISPVEHEKVFHWLYETSKRVSFDIKTTAGQHYRRVVLQQKMREQKQTNGEIRYEDVLMKGLTGQVDGLGRAPKGVNDGNGFVFISHIGDVYPSGLLPVKAGNVRETPLREIYRNSPIFQDLRNPDKYKGKCGVCEFRYVCGGSRSRAYAVTGDYLESEPFCVYIPKAWRKN from the coding sequence GTGCGAGACTTTCAACAAAATCCATTTATCGTGATTTGGGAACTGACGAGAGCTTGTCAGTTAAAATGCCTTCATTGCCGGGCGGAAGCGCAATATCACCGTGACCCGCGCGAACTGACGTTGGAGGAAGGAAAAAAATTAATCGACGACATTTATGACATGGATCAGCCGTTGCTTGTATTTACTGGCGGCGATCCGTTAATGCGACCGGACGTGTACGATATCGCAAAATATGCGATTGATAAAGGGTTGCGCGTCTCGATGACACCAAGCGCGACGCCAAATGTGACGAAAGAGGCGATTCGTAAAGCGAAAGAGGTGGGGTTAGCACGCTGGGCGTTCAGTTTGGACGGACCGACGGCTGAAATTCACGACCATTTCCGCGGAACGAGCGGCTCGTTTGATTTAACGATGAAAGCGATTCAATATTTGCACGAACTAGGTATTCCTATCCAAATTAATACCGTTATTTCCCGCTACAACGTGCACGTGTTAGACGAAATGGTAGCACTTGTGGAAAAGCTCGGCTGCGTACTTTGGAGCGTCTTTTTCCTCGTGCCGACGGGACGCGGAAAAGAAACGGACATGATTTCACCGGTCGAGCATGAAAAAGTATTCCACTGGCTATATGAAACAAGTAAGCGCGTATCGTTTGATATTAAAACAACAGCAGGACAGCATTACCGCCGTGTCGTGCTGCAGCAAAAAATGCGGGAACAGAAACAAACAAATGGGGAAATTCGTTATGAAGATGTGTTGATGAAGGGGCTCACAGGTCAAGTCGACGGGCTTGGACGTGCGCCAAAAGGAGTAAATGATGGCAATGGATTCGTTTTTATTTCCCATATTGGCGATGTTTACCCGAGCGGTTTGTTGCCGGTGAAAGCAGGGAACGTGCGAGAAACACCGCTCAGGGAAATTTATCGCAACTCCCCAATTTTTCAAGACTTGCGCAACCCAGACAAATACAAAGGAAAGTGCGGGGTCTGTGAGTTTCGCTACGTGTGTGGCGGTTCGCGCTCACGGGCATATGCGGTCACAGGTGACTATTTAGAAAGTGAACCGTTTTGCGTCTACATTCCAAAAGCATGGCGAAAAAACTGA